From a single Glycine soja cultivar W05 chromosome 19, ASM419377v2, whole genome shotgun sequence genomic region:
- the LOC114399990 gene encoding probable protein S-acyltransferase 1: MFTNNSYLQNNNLASPSPSRIVSMESSNVKQRVYRVWKGNNKFLCGGRLVFGQDASSLFLTSFLIGGPAITFCIRMLVSLKEEDPHFSNPVLIGAVILTVLDFIFLFMTSGRDPGIIPRNAHPPELDEPLDINTPSMEWVNNRAPNLKLPRVKDVLVNGHTVKVKFCDTCLLYRPPRASHCSICNNCVQKFDHHCPWVGQCIGSRNYPFFILFISSSTLLCIYVFSFSWVNLLRQEGRLWVNISHDVLSVTLIVYCFIAVWFVGGLTVFHLYLISTNQTTYENFRYRYDKKENPFTKGILANFKELSCAKIPSKLVNFREWVTIENNIQDESYTSDLEKGFITSKHKFDMEMGTMYGKDGMRVPSILKELDYNDIDDHLKKKAGEKEVEYDIFVPADQLKSKTEGANAHEEKQ; encoded by the exons ATGTTCACCAACAACTCCTACCTCCAAAATAACAACTTGGCCTCTCCCTCCCCTTCCAGGATCGTCTCAATGGAATCTTCCAATGTTAAACAAAGGGTCTACCGTGTTTGGAAAGGAAACaat AAATTTCTATGTGGTGGAAGATTAGTTTTTGGTCAGGATGCATCATCTCTGTTTCTAACATCATTCTTGATTGGAGGTCCTGCAATAACATTTTGCATAAGAATGTTAGTATCACTAAAGGAAGAAGACCCTCACTTTAGCAACCCTGTACTAATTGGAGCAGTGATTCTCACAGTTTTG gattttatttttctcttcatgaCATCTGGTAGAGATCCAGGAATTATTCCCAGAAATGCTCACCCACCTGAATTAGATGAACCATTAGACATAAACACACCATCCATGGAATGGGTAAATAATAGGGCCCCTAATCTTAAGTTGCCCAGAGTGAAAGATGTGTTAGTCAATGGCCACACAGTGAAGGTGAAATTTTGTGATACTTGCTTGTTATATCGTCCACCACGTGCTTCCCATTGCTCCATTTGCAATAATTGTGTTCAGAAGTTTGATCATCATTGTCCTTGGGTTGGTCAATGTATTGGATCA CGTAACTACCCATTCTTCATATTGTTCATATCATCATCAACCTTGTTGTGTATATACGTGTTTTCATTTTCCTGGGTTAACCTTCTTCGACAAGAAGGTAGATTGTGGGTCAACATATCACACGATGTCCTATCAGTTACTCTCATTGTATATTGCTTCATAGCTGTTTGGTTTGTGGGAGggctaacagttttccatctttatttgatttcgACTAATCag ACAACTTATGAGAATTTTCGGTACCGAtatgataaaaaggaaaatccaTTCACAAAAGGAATATTGGCAAACTTCAAAGAACTTTCCTGTGCTAAGATCCCAAGTAAATTAGTCAATTTTAGAGAATGGGTTACAATAGAGAATAATATTCAAGATGAATCCTATACTTCAGATCttgaaaaaggttttataaCCTCAAAACATAAATTTGATATGGAAATGGGAACAATGTATGGTAAGGATGGTATGCGAGTTCCTTCCATTTTGAAGGAATTGGATTACAATGACATTGATGATCATCTAAAGAAGAAGGCAGGAGAAAAAGAAGttgaatatgatatttttgttcCTGCTGATCAATTGAAATCCAAAACTGAAGGAGCCAATGCTCATGAAGAGAAGCAATAA